In Nitrobacteraceae bacterium AZCC 1564, the following proteins share a genomic window:
- a CDS encoding 3-hydroxyacyl-CoA dehydrogenase/enoyl-CoA hydratase/3-hydroxybutyryl-CoA epimerase (product_source=KO:K01782; cath_funfam=1.10.1040.10,3.40.50.720,3.90.226.10; cog=COG1024,COG1250; ko=KO:K01782; pfam=PF00378,PF00725,PF02737; superfamily=48179,51735,52096) yields the protein MDSRIMDVLKDHVLELGPTPSPGPYRHFKLTRDSDGIAWLLFDREGASANTLSADVLEELSQIVASLESERPAGLVVRSAKPSGFIAGADVNEFRDAADPGQVETEIGKAHAVIDRFEALKIPSVAVIHGFCLGGGLEVALACNARIAIDNARFGFPEVMLGLHPGLGGTARCTHLISPIEAMTLMLTGKTIDARRAKALGLVEAVTQERHVRGAVKDAIFGRLRPRRQSLPGKIVNFGPVREVLANRMRNEAAKTAPKEHYPAPYALIDLWEQHGGDRKAMLAAEKTSFANLMVTPTAQNLIRVFFLREQMKKLADGTNTVNHVHVIGAGAMGGDIAAWCANRGLGVTLADMKPEPIAGAMKRAADLFAKIIRKKTEVRDALDRLIPDMTGEGARNADLIIEAVPEKLDLKQKVYAGLEQVMKPGTILATNTSSIPLQDLRSTLKSPERLLGLHFFNPVSRLQLVEVVSHDTVDPQALATALRFVGAIDRLPLPVKSSPGFLVNRALTPYMLEAMVMLDEKIDKAVIDAAAEKFGMPMGPIELADQVGLDICLAVGDMLRSKFGEAALPPAPDWLRDKVKNGELGRKTGKGFYDWKDGKAVKMPSQIAPTDEMIDRLVLPMSNVCVACLREGIVDNADLVDGAMIFGTGYAPFRGGPLNYARTRGPANIVAVLETLETKFGSRFKPDAGWDSFT from the coding sequence ATGGACAGCCGTATCATGGACGTTCTGAAGGATCACGTGCTCGAACTCGGGCCAACGCCTTCACCAGGGCCGTACAGACACTTCAAGCTCACCCGCGACAGCGATGGCATTGCGTGGCTGTTGTTCGACCGCGAGGGCGCGAGTGCCAACACGCTTTCTGCGGATGTATTGGAAGAGCTCAGCCAGATTGTTGCATCGCTCGAAAGCGAGCGCCCAGCCGGACTGGTCGTTCGTTCTGCAAAGCCATCGGGCTTCATCGCGGGTGCCGATGTCAATGAATTCCGTGATGCGGCCGATCCAGGTCAGGTGGAGACTGAAATCGGCAAGGCGCATGCGGTCATCGATCGATTCGAAGCGCTGAAGATTCCAAGCGTGGCCGTCATCCATGGCTTTTGTCTCGGTGGTGGATTGGAAGTGGCGCTTGCCTGCAACGCGCGCATCGCGATCGACAATGCGCGGTTTGGCTTTCCCGAAGTGATGCTGGGCCTGCACCCTGGCCTCGGCGGCACGGCGCGTTGCACGCATCTGATCAGCCCGATCGAGGCGATGACCTTGATGCTGACCGGGAAGACCATCGACGCCCGCCGCGCGAAAGCGCTGGGGCTGGTCGAAGCTGTAACGCAGGAGCGGCATGTCCGCGGCGCGGTGAAAGACGCGATCTTCGGCCGGCTCCGGCCGCGCAGGCAGAGCCTGCCTGGAAAGATCGTGAACTTTGGTCCTGTGCGAGAAGTGCTTGCCAACCGAATGCGGAACGAAGCAGCCAAGACCGCACCGAAGGAGCATTATCCAGCGCCTTATGCGCTGATCGATCTATGGGAACAGCACGGTGGTGATCGCAAGGCGATGCTGGCGGCGGAGAAGACCTCTTTCGCCAACCTCATGGTCACCCCGACCGCGCAGAATCTGATTCGTGTGTTTTTCCTGCGCGAGCAGATGAAGAAGCTGGCCGATGGCACGAACACCGTGAATCATGTGCATGTGATCGGTGCGGGTGCCATGGGCGGTGATATCGCGGCGTGGTGCGCGAACCGCGGATTGGGCGTGACGCTCGCCGATATGAAACCGGAGCCGATTGCGGGCGCAATGAAGCGCGCCGCGGATTTGTTCGCCAAGATCATCCGCAAGAAGACCGAGGTGCGTGATGCGCTCGATCGTCTGATCCCCGATATGACAGGAGAGGGAGCACGTAACGCGGATCTCATCATCGAAGCTGTCCCAGAGAAACTCGACCTCAAACAGAAGGTTTATGCGGGGCTCGAGCAAGTGATGAAGCCCGGCACCATTCTTGCGACGAACACGTCGAGCATTCCGTTGCAGGATCTGCGCTCGACGCTGAAGTCGCCGGAGCGATTGCTGGGCCTGCATTTCTTCAATCCGGTGTCGCGGTTGCAACTTGTCGAAGTTGTAAGTCACGACACCGTCGACCCGCAGGCACTGGCGACGGCGCTACGGTTTGTCGGCGCCATCGACCGCCTGCCGCTGCCGGTGAAGAGTTCGCCAGGCTTTCTCGTCAATCGCGCGCTGACGCCGTACATGCTGGAAGCGATGGTGATGCTCGATGAAAAGATCGACAAGGCCGTTATCGATGCAGCCGCGGAAAAGTTCGGCATGCCGATGGGACCTATCGAACTTGCGGATCAGGTCGGCCTCGACATCTGTCTCGCGGTCGGCGACATGCTGCGCTCGAAGTTTGGCGAGGCCGCATTGCCGCCGGCACCGGACTGGCTGCGCGACAAGGTGAAGAACGGAGAACTCGGCCGCAAGACCGGAAAGGGCTTCTATGACTGGAAGGACGGCAAGGCCGTCAAGATGCCGTCGCAGATTGCTCCGACCGACGAGATGATTGATCGTCTTGTGTTGCCCATGTCGAATGTGTGCGTTGCCTGCCTGCGCGAAGGCATTGTGGACAACGCCGATCTCGTCGACGGCGCGATGATCTTCGGTACAGGCTATGCGCCCTTCCGCGGCGGACCGTTGAATTATGCCCGCACGCGCGGGCCGGCTAACATAGTCGCAGTATTGGAGACGCTGGAGACGAAATTCGGTAGCCGCTTCAAGCCCGATGCGGGATGGGATAGCTTCACTTAA
- a CDS encoding restriction system protein (product_source=KO:K07448; cog=COG1715; ko=KO:K07448; pfam=PF04471,PF14338; superfamily=52980), which translates to MTIPDYQTLMLPLLKRAAKGEISVPDIREDIADEFSLNSEERELLLKSGTRVIDNRLHWAKIYLSKAGLIVTPTRGRFIATSEGKSLLNRNPARIDNGALTQYPSFLEFVRGRAGSSLGGNDNSSEGAGVAQVNSTPEEQIDSAVNALQATLRSDLLQKILKNSPSFFEKLIVDLLVAMGYGGSIQDAATELLGRAGDGGVDGVINEDRLGLDRIYVQAKRYTDGVVGRPEVQAFVGSLVGLGASKGVFVTTSRFSQQASDFVKNLSQRIILIDGQRLADLMIEYNVGVRVSRSIEFKRVDEDFFSDDE; encoded by the coding sequence ATGACTATTCCAGACTATCAAACACTCATGCTGCCTCTATTGAAGAGAGCTGCAAAAGGCGAGATTAGTGTTCCTGATATACGAGAGGATATTGCTGACGAATTTAGTCTCAATTCTGAAGAACGGGAATTACTGCTGAAGAGTGGGACGCGTGTAATCGATAACCGACTTCACTGGGCTAAGATATATCTCAGCAAGGCGGGATTGATTGTAACGCCCACACGAGGGCGATTTATCGCTACTTCAGAGGGCAAATCTCTCTTGAATAGGAATCCGGCGCGGATCGATAATGGGGCACTTACTCAATATCCATCCTTTCTTGAATTTGTGCGAGGGCGCGCTGGATCAAGCCTTGGCGGTAATGATAATTCGAGTGAAGGAGCTGGGGTTGCTCAAGTAAACTCTACTCCCGAAGAGCAGATTGATTCCGCAGTAAATGCGCTTCAAGCGACGCTTCGGAGCGATCTTTTGCAAAAAATTCTGAAAAATAGTCCGTCGTTCTTTGAAAAGCTAATCGTCGATTTGCTTGTAGCTATGGGATATGGCGGAAGTATTCAGGACGCAGCAACGGAGTTGTTGGGGCGAGCTGGCGACGGTGGCGTGGATGGTGTCATCAACGAGGATCGATTGGGACTCGATAGGATTTACGTTCAAGCGAAGCGGTACACCGATGGCGTGGTGGGACGTCCAGAGGTCCAAGCCTTTGTTGGAAGTCTCGTAGGGCTTGGTGCATCCAAGGGCGTTTTTGTAACGACGTCTCGCTTCTCTCAACAGGCGAGTGATTTTGTTAAGAATCTCAGCCAACGAATTATACTCATCGATGGGCAGCGTCTCGCGGACCTCATGATTGAGTATAATGTCGGAGTTAGAGTCAGTCGATCGATTGAATTTAAGCGCGTCGATGAGGACTTCTTCTCAGACGATGAGTAA
- a CDS encoding acyl-CoA thioesterase YciA (product_source=KO:K10806; cath_funfam=3.10.129.10; cog=COG1607; ko=KO:K10806; pfam=PF03061; superfamily=54637), which yields MAETSVHAAPAPTEPQGELSIRTLAMPADTNQNGDIFGGWLLSQMDLAGSIYAYKTTQSRTVTVAIEAMTFRKPVYVGDVVSVYATTVRIGRTSITVHLEAWVQRRSEAKLILVTDGNYTYVSVNDHGKPQVIAQESLRTMV from the coding sequence ATGGCAGAGACGTCCGTCCATGCTGCTCCGGCGCCGACCGAACCGCAGGGTGAGCTCTCCATTCGCACGCTCGCCATGCCGGCGGATACCAACCAGAACGGAGATATTTTCGGCGGCTGGCTTTTGAGCCAGATGGATCTCGCGGGCAGCATCTACGCCTACAAGACCACGCAGAGCCGCACTGTTACGGTTGCAATCGAAGCTATGACATTTCGCAAGCCGGTTTATGTCGGCGATGTGGTGTCCGTCTATGCCACGACGGTGCGCATCGGCCGCACGTCGATCACGGTGCATCTCGAAGCGTGGGTGCAGCGGCGCAGCGAAGCTAAGCTGATTCTGGTGACCGACGGCAACTACACTTACGTGTCCGTGAACGATCACGGCAAGCCGCAAGTGATTGCGCAAGAGTCATTGCGCACGATGGTCTAG
- a CDS encoding hypothetical protein (product_source=COG3812; cath_funfam=1.20.120.450; cog=COG3812; ko=KO:K09983; pfam=PF09351; superfamily=109854), which translates to MSFYDGSAPLFIHTLTALSKILAKAEAHAKDKNIDPAVLLNARLSPTMYPLVKQIQLACDFSGKACARFTQTELPVMADNETTFEELQARIAKVIGNIKALPAEKYQGGEAREITYPIGQDKTVTVTGQQFLNHAALPNFFFHCVTAYDILRHNGVELGKRDFLGIS; encoded by the coding sequence ATGTCGTTCTACGATGGCTCTGCGCCGCTATTCATTCACACGCTCACCGCCCTCTCCAAGATTCTTGCCAAGGCAGAAGCCCATGCCAAGGACAAGAACATCGATCCCGCAGTGCTGTTGAATGCGCGGCTCAGTCCAACAATGTATCCGCTCGTGAAGCAGATCCAGTTGGCCTGTGATTTCTCAGGCAAGGCATGCGCGCGCTTCACGCAGACCGAGTTGCCGGTGATGGCCGACAACGAAACGACCTTCGAAGAATTACAGGCGCGCATCGCCAAAGTCATCGGCAACATCAAGGCGTTGCCCGCGGAGAAGTATCAGGGTGGAGAGGCCCGCGAGATCACCTATCCCATCGGGCAAGACAAAACGGTGACGGTGACGGGGCAGCAATTTCTCAACCACGCCGCTTTGCCGAACTTCTTTTTCCATTGCGTGACCGCCTATGACATCCTGCGCCACAATGGCGTCGAACTCGGAAAGCGCGATTTCCTAGGGATTTCATAA
- a CDS encoding lytic murein transglycosylase (product_source=TIGR02283; cath_funfam=1.10.101.10; cleavage_site_network=SignalP-noTM; cog=COG2951; pfam=PF01471,PF13406; superfamily=47090,53955; tigrfam=TIGR02283), producing the protein MHFLKRFYGFLALIFITSSSLFNASPASAQSGAACHGGQSFAQFLAQLKQDAAAAGISQRAIAAASPGLVYDQGIVNRDRGQRVFGQVFTEFAGRMAADYRMQQGRAKIQTHAQAFARAEKEYGVPPAVIAAFWGLESDFGANMGKLPTLRSLVSLAYDCRRAQMFHDETIAALKIIDRGDLTPNEMIGSWAGELGQTQFLPSHYYNYAVDYDGDGHRNMLRSAPDVIGSTANYIATALKWRRGEPWLQEIRVPANLPWDQADLTIKHPRSKWAAWGVTYADGRPLPNDNLPASVLLPMGRTGPAFLAYANFAAYTEWNNSLTYATTAAYLATRIAGAALMRKPTTPVAQLPFNEIRELQQLLVRAGYNVGKIDGVLGQQSRIAVKTIQAKYGLPADSWPTAELLARMRGAPR; encoded by the coding sequence ATGCATTTTCTGAAGCGTTTCTATGGTTTTCTGGCGCTTATATTCATAACATCATCTAGCCTCTTCAATGCCTCCCCCGCATCCGCCCAGAGCGGCGCGGCATGTCACGGCGGGCAGAGCTTCGCCCAGTTTCTCGCACAACTGAAGCAGGACGCCGCCGCCGCAGGCATTTCGCAGCGTGCGATCGCCGCCGCTTCTCCCGGCCTGGTGTACGATCAGGGCATCGTCAATCGCGATCGCGGCCAGCGCGTGTTCGGCCAGGTCTTCACTGAATTTGCCGGGCGCATGGCGGCTGATTACCGGATGCAACAAGGTCGCGCCAAGATTCAGACCCATGCGCAAGCCTTTGCGCGCGCCGAAAAGGAATATGGCGTGCCGCCCGCAGTGATCGCCGCGTTCTGGGGACTGGAGAGCGATTTCGGCGCCAACATGGGCAAGCTGCCGACATTGCGTTCGCTTGTTTCGCTCGCTTACGACTGCCGCCGCGCGCAGATGTTTCACGATGAAACGATTGCGGCTCTGAAGATCATCGATCGCGGCGACCTAACGCCAAACGAGATGATCGGCTCATGGGCTGGCGAACTGGGACAGACGCAATTTCTTCCCTCGCACTATTACAACTACGCTGTTGACTATGATGGCGATGGTCACCGCAACATGCTGCGCAGCGCCCCGGATGTGATCGGGTCGACGGCGAACTACATCGCGACCGCATTGAAATGGCGGCGCGGCGAGCCATGGCTGCAGGAGATCCGCGTGCCGGCAAATCTGCCGTGGGATCAGGCCGATCTCACCATCAAGCATCCGCGCTCGAAATGGGCGGCATGGGGCGTGACTTACGCAGATGGCCGGCCGTTGCCGAACGACAACCTTCCCGCATCGGTTCTGCTGCCGATGGGCCGCACCGGACCGGCATTTCTCGCCTACGCGAACTTCGCTGCTTATACCGAATGGAATAATTCGCTGACCTATGCGACGACAGCCGCCTATCTCGCCACGCGCATCGCGGGCGCAGCGCTCATGCGCAAACCGACAACACCCGTCGCCCAGTTGCCATTCAATGAGATTCGCGAACTGCAGCAATTGCTCGTCCGCGCTGGATATAATGTCGGCAAGATCGACGGCGTGCTTGGGCAGCAAAGCCGTATAGCCGTCAAAACCATACAAGCCAAATACGGCCTGCCCGCTGATTCGTGGCCGACAGCAGAATTGCTGGCGCGGATGCGTGGTGCACCGCGCTAG
- a CDS encoding hypothetical protein (product_source=Hypo-rule applied), with protein MTNGSNYWVIGGEFGSMNFHKLVEGSAQVQGPFKTRKEAEDAWRVVSEENRHRGSVRFSIVEEPQRAMA; from the coding sequence ATGACCAACGGCAGCAACTACTGGGTGATTGGCGGCGAGTTCGGTTCGATGAACTTCCACAAGCTCGTGGAAGGCTCAGCCCAGGTCCAGGGCCCCTTCAAAACCCGCAAGGAGGCTGAAGACGCCTGGCGCGTGGTGTCCGAAGAGAATCGCCATCGCGGCAGCGTGCGCTTCTCCATCGTAGAAGAGCCCCAGCGCGCCATGGCCTGA
- a CDS encoding isocitrate lyase (product_source=KO:K01637; cath_funfam=3.20.20.60; cog=COG2224; ko=KO:K01637; pfam=PF00463; superfamily=51621), with protein sequence MAKTFEQLVPAPKGRFDGIERPYTPAEVERLRGSVDIKYTLAEKGANRLWESLKTEPFVNSLGAVTGNQAMQQARAGLQAIYLSGWQVAADANTAGAMYPDQSLYPANAGPELARRINRTFQRADQIEHSEGGAKIDWFVPIVADAEAGFGGPLNSFEIMKAYIEAGAAGVHFEDQLASEKKCGHMGGKVLIPTAAHERNLIAARLAADVCGVPTFVMARTDAESAKLITSDVDERDREFITGERTAEGFYRLKEGTGHKHCIKRGIEFAKYADLLWWETSTPNLEEAKEFAEAVRKIYPNKMLAYNCSPSFNWEANIDKATIAKFQREIGAMGYKFQFVTLAGFHALNHSMFELARGYRTEGMAAYSRLQQAEFASEVHGYSATRHQREVGTGYFDLVSTTISSGQSSTTALADSTETAQFKSHPKAQAAE encoded by the coding sequence ATGGCGAAGACTTTTGAACAGCTCGTCCCGGCACCGAAGGGCCGTTTTGATGGTATCGAGCGTCCCTATACCCCCGCCGAGGTGGAGCGGCTCCGTGGTTCCGTGGACATCAAGTACACGCTGGCCGAGAAGGGCGCGAACCGGCTGTGGGAATCGCTAAAGACCGAGCCGTTCGTGAACTCGCTGGGCGCCGTCACCGGCAACCAGGCGATGCAGCAGGCTCGTGCCGGCCTTCAGGCCATCTATCTGTCGGGCTGGCAGGTCGCTGCCGACGCCAACACTGCAGGCGCCATGTATCCCGACCAGAGCCTTTATCCCGCCAACGCCGGTCCGGAACTGGCGCGCCGCATCAACAGGACGTTCCAGCGCGCCGACCAGATCGAGCACTCGGAAGGTGGCGCAAAGATCGACTGGTTCGTTCCGATCGTGGCTGATGCTGAAGCCGGCTTCGGCGGCCCGCTGAACTCTTTCGAGATCATGAAGGCCTATATCGAGGCGGGCGCTGCAGGCGTTCACTTCGAGGACCAACTCGCGTCTGAAAAGAAGTGCGGCCACATGGGCGGCAAGGTGCTGATCCCGACCGCGGCTCATGAGCGCAACCTGATCGCGGCGCGCCTCGCCGCCGACGTTTGCGGCGTGCCGACCTTCGTGATGGCTCGCACCGATGCGGAGAGCGCCAAGCTCATCACGTCAGACGTGGATGAGCGCGATCGCGAGTTCATCACCGGCGAGCGCACCGCGGAAGGCTTCTACCGCCTCAAGGAAGGCACCGGTCACAAGCACTGCATCAAGCGTGGCATCGAATTCGCGAAATATGCCGATCTCTTGTGGTGGGAGACCTCGACGCCGAACCTGGAGGAAGCGAAGGAATTCGCGGAGGCTGTTCGCAAGATCTATCCGAACAAGATGCTCGCCTATAACTGCTCGCCCTCCTTCAACTGGGAAGCCAACATCGACAAGGCGACCATCGCGAAGTTCCAGCGCGAAATCGGCGCGATGGGCTACAAATTCCAGTTCGTGACGTTGGCGGGATTCCACGCGCTCAATCACAGCATGTTCGAACTGGCGCGTGGTTATCGCACCGAGGGCATGGCGGCTTACTCACGCCTGCAGCAGGCTGAGTTCGCTTCCGAGGTTCACGGCTACTCCGCCACGCGTCACCAGCGTGAGGTCGGCACCGGCTACTTCGATCTCGTGTCCACGACGATCTCCAGCGGCCAAAGCTCGACCACGGCGCTCGCCGACTCGACGGAAACCGCGCAGTTCAAATCTCATCCCAAAGCTCAAGCGGCGGAATAA
- a CDS encoding putative transcriptional regulator/DNA-binding XRE family transcriptional regulator (product_source=COG3800/COG1476; cath_funfam=1.10.260.40; cog=COG1476,COG3800; ko=KO:K07110; pfam=PF01381,PF06114,PF09856; smart=SM00530; superfamily=47413): MATEAGKKLFVGPRFRRIRQQLGLSQTQIAEGLGISPSYINLIERNQRPVTAQILLRLAETYDLDLRDLATADEDRFFAELNEIFSDPLFRQIDLPKQELRDLAELCPGVTHSLQRLYAAYTEARRGETLAAAQFADRDESAGVRFEANPIERVRDLIEANRNYFPELETAAEALRDELNVTPQDLFTALSDRLRERHSTTVRIMPVDVMRETLRRWDRHRRQVLISEMVDGPGRVFQLAIQLALAECGPLMDSIVNRAGPLEDTARRLYRITLANYFAAAVMMPYQAFHTAAETLGYDIQVLGQRFNVGFEQICHRLTTLQRPNARGVPFFMLRVDNAGNVSKRFSSGTFPFSKFGGTCPLWNVHSTFDTPDRMLQQVIELPDGSRYFSLAQMVRRPAAPYPQPQPRFAIGLGCEIRHASKLVYASGLDLEKIQGTPIGVNCRLCERENCSQRAEPPLTRTLILDENTRRISSFSFSNAREL; encoded by the coding sequence ATGGCGACAGAGGCAGGCAAAAAGCTTTTTGTGGGCCCGCGCTTCCGGCGGATCCGGCAGCAGCTCGGCCTGTCACAGACCCAAATCGCGGAAGGCCTCGGCATCTCCCCGAGCTACATCAACCTGATCGAGCGCAATCAACGCCCAGTCACGGCGCAGATTCTGTTGCGGCTGGCGGAGACCTATGACCTCGACCTGCGTGACCTCGCCACCGCCGACGAGGACCGCTTCTTCGCCGAGCTGAACGAGATTTTTTCCGACCCGCTGTTTCGACAGATCGACCTGCCCAAACAGGAATTGCGCGACTTGGCCGAGCTGTGCCCCGGCGTGACCCATTCGCTGCAGCGGCTTTATGCGGCCTACACTGAAGCCCGGCGTGGCGAGACCCTGGCCGCCGCGCAGTTCGCCGATCGTGATGAGAGCGCGGGCGTGCGTTTCGAGGCCAATCCAATCGAACGCGTGCGCGACCTGATCGAGGCCAACCGCAACTATTTTCCCGAGCTGGAGACCGCAGCAGAGGCGCTGCGCGACGAACTGAACGTCACGCCACAAGATCTGTTTACAGCGCTGAGCGATCGCCTGCGTGAACGCCACTCCACCACGGTGCGCATCATGCCGGTCGACGTCATGCGCGAAACCCTGCGTCGCTGGGACCGCCATCGGCGGCAGGTGCTGATCTCGGAAATGGTCGACGGCCCGGGCCGTGTTTTCCAGCTTGCCATTCAGCTCGCGCTCGCCGAATGCGGGCCGTTGATGGATTCGATCGTCAATCGCGCCGGACCTCTTGAAGACACCGCGCGCCGGCTCTATCGGATCACGCTGGCGAATTACTTCGCGGCCGCGGTGATGATGCCTTATCAGGCGTTTCACACCGCCGCAGAAACACTCGGTTACGACATCCAGGTGCTGGGCCAGCGCTTTAATGTCGGCTTCGAGCAGATCTGCCACCGGCTGACCACCTTGCAACGGCCCAATGCGCGTGGCGTACCGTTCTTCATGCTGCGCGTGGACAACGCTGGCAACGTCTCGAAGCGATTTTCATCGGGCACTTTCCCATTTTCGAAATTCGGCGGTACGTGTCCGTTGTGGAATGTGCACTCCACGTTCGACACGCCGGATCGCATGCTGCAACAAGTGATCGAACTGCCGGACGGCAGCCGCTATTTCTCGCTCGCCCAGATGGTGCGCCGTCCTGCCGCGCCCTATCCACAGCCGCAGCCGCGCTTCGCCATCGGCCTTGGTTGCGAAATCCGACACGCGTCAAAGCTGGTCTATGCCAGCGGACTGGATCTGGAAAAAATTCAGGGCACGCCGATCGGCGTGAACTGCCGGCTGTGTGAACGGGAGAACTGCAGTCAGCGGGCCGAGCCGCCACTCACCCGCACGCTCATCCTCGATGAGAATACAAGGCGGATTTCGTCATTCTCGTTCAGCAATGCGCGGGAGCTGTGA
- a CDS encoding N-ethylmaleimide reductase (product_source=KO:K10680; cath_funfam=3.20.20.70; cog=COG1902; ko=KO:K10680; pfam=PF00724; superfamily=51395), translated as MTSKLFDAYKLGPITLKNRAVMAPLTRNRAAAGFVPGPLAAEYYGQRASAGLLISEGSQISQQGQGYQDTPGIYTKEQIAGWRKVTDGVHERGGRIFIQLWHVGRISHTSLQPNNGAPVAPSAVRANTKTFVGGAFADVSEPRALELNEIPGLIDDYKRATANALEAGFDGVEVHAANGYLLDQFARDGANKRTDAYGGPIENRAKLMLEVSKAVAEVAGADRTGIRISPVTPANDLADSNPQPLFNYIVDGLNDLKLVYIHVIEGATGGPRGNIPFDYESLRKRFGGAYIANNGYDFKLANQVLDTNKADLIAFGRNYISNPDLVERLKLGASLNDFDKATFYGGDAKGYTDYPAMA; from the coding sequence ATGACTTCCAAACTTTTCGACGCCTACAAACTCGGCCCGATTACGCTTAAAAATCGCGCTGTCATGGCACCACTGACGCGCAATCGCGCCGCTGCCGGCTTTGTGCCCGGCCCACTCGCTGCAGAATATTACGGGCAACGCGCATCCGCCGGATTGCTGATCAGCGAAGGAAGCCAGATCTCCCAGCAAGGCCAAGGCTATCAGGACACGCCTGGCATTTATACGAAGGAGCAGATTGCGGGCTGGCGCAAAGTGACGGACGGCGTCCATGAGCGGGGCGGACGTATTTTCATCCAGCTATGGCATGTTGGCCGCATTTCACACACGTCATTGCAGCCCAACAACGGTGCGCCCGTTGCACCTTCCGCTGTGCGCGCCAATACCAAAACATTCGTCGGCGGCGCATTTGCCGATGTATCGGAACCGCGCGCTCTGGAGTTAAACGAAATCCCCGGCCTGATCGATGACTACAAGCGCGCGACGGCAAATGCATTGGAAGCCGGCTTTGACGGCGTCGAGGTCCACGCCGCCAACGGCTATCTGCTCGATCAATTCGCACGCGACGGCGCAAACAAGCGTACTGATGCTTATGGTGGGCCGATTGAAAATCGCGCCAAGCTGATGCTTGAAGTTTCCAAAGCCGTCGCAGAGGTCGCAGGCGCTGATCGCACCGGCATTCGTATCTCGCCGGTTACGCCAGCGAACGATCTGGCGGACAGCAATCCGCAGCCCCTCTTCAACTACATCGTCGATGGCCTTAACGACCTCAAGCTGGTCTATATTCACGTTATTGAAGGCGCAACCGGCGGCCCGCGCGGCAATATCCCGTTCGACTATGAAAGCCTACGCAAGCGCTTCGGCGGTGCGTATATCGCCAACAACGGCTACGACTTCAAGCTTGCCAATCAGGTGCTGGATACCAACAAGGCCGACCTGATCGCGTTCGGGAGAAATTACATTTCGAATCCGGACCTCGTCGAACGCCTTAAGCTTGGCGCATCGCTCAACGACTTCGACAAGGCGACGTTCTATGGCGGCGATGCAAAGGGCTACACCGATTATCCCGCAATGGCGTAA
- a CDS encoding hypothetical protein (product_source=Hypo-rule applied; superfamily=52540) has translation MSDTYIIEVSSEAAGIVVRDKSGFRFFAATHRFNPLDGKLFKNAREAERAATQCLAGRVEPQPA, from the coding sequence ATGTCAGACACCTACATTATCGAAGTCAGCTCGGAAGCCGCAGGCATCGTCGTTCGTGACAAATCCGGTTTCCGGTTCTTCGCAGCCACCCATCGGTTCAATCCCCTCGACGGTAAACTTTTCAAGAACGCGCGCGAAGCCGAACGTGCTGCGACGCAATGTCTAGCCGGGCGCGTGGAGCCACAACCGGCCTAG